TTCAATCAGTATGAAAGCCTTTTCAGAATGAATTAATACCCAGAGCTATTACACTGTTAATAGGTGCATTGATTGGCAAATGAAAGCAGACTCACCGATGTTCTGGAATATCTTGAAGGAGTCCTGGAGGATGACCCTCAAAACGACAGGGCGCTCATATTGAAAACAGAAGCTCTCATGTTTCTTAAGCGGTACGAGGAAGCCTTGGATTCAATCGAGATCGCCGTATCAACAGGTCCCTTCAATATGAAAGCCATTCTCAAGAAGGTCGATGTTCTGACCTTTATGAGGGACTATGAAAAGGCACTCGATGTGGTGAGCCAGGCTGTTGAGATAATCGACACGGATGAAGCTGCTCTCTTGAAGAAAGCACTTCTTCTGTGGATACTCGATAAGAATAAACAATCTTCTGATACGTTTGACAGGCTGATTAAAGTAAATCCAGAAGGAAGAATGGCTAGAAAGATAAATGGCACACTTTTTGGATATCTGGCCAATTCAAGAGAAGGCTTGCCCGCTGTGAACAAGATACTCGAGTTCGCCCCTTTCAGTGAAAAGGCACTTCTAATGAAAGCAACCATCCTCCGAACCCTTAACAAGGATGAAGAGGCCATTCAGCCTTTGGACGTTATCCTCGAATTCAACCCAAAGAATGAGGATGCCCTGCACTTGAAGGCATCGACTCTGAATTACCTCGATAGGTATCAGGAGGCATTGAGCATGCTTGACGACCTCATTGCCCTTGATCCGATGAATGAAGATTATCTGATTGAGAAAGGAAGAGCCCTCTGGTTACTTGATAAGAATTCTGAGGCGGAGAAGTTATTCGAC
The genomic region above belongs to Methanomassiliicoccales archaeon and contains:
- a CDS encoding tetratricopeptide repeat protein, translated to MANESRLTDVLEYLEGVLEDDPQNDRALILKTEALMFLKRYEEALDSIEIAVSTGPFNMKAILKKVDVLTFMRDYEKALDVVSQAVEIIDTDEAALLKKALLLWILDKNKQSSDTFDRLIKVNPEGRMARKINGTLFGYLANSREGLPAVNKILEFAPFSEKALLMKATILRTLNKDEEAIQPLDVILEFNPKNEDALHLKASTLNYLDRYQEALSMLDDLIALDPMNEDYLIEKGRALWLLDKNSEAEKLFDQILSISPDNEEALMLKGFVMRCNGQHEEALKLLDEALRRNPDESSILLTKAEDLRALGRNEEALSIVDEVLEKEPNNTRALLIKADSLVRIGQGKKALKITEKILLKDEDNELALLIKIEAFRSLKLIDGLLNTIEKIIELNND